Below is a genomic region from Phragmites australis chromosome 20, lpPhrAust1.1, whole genome shotgun sequence.
atttcagaaccaacaatgataatcagtatcagtgccagcttgTAACagtgaaccggtactgataatgaattatcagtgccagttcgtgattggaaccaacactgatagttaTTTTCAATGCCGGTTTCGTatctggcactgatagtgactatcagtgccgagtaatcaatgTCGATTTAAAACCCGTCGCTGATGAtaattttgaaccgacactgatgaggtattCTACAGTAGTGACCAGTACAAAAATTCTCCCAAGAATTCGTAATTCTACTAACTAGGATAATCTTCACTGAATTAGATTTGCCTTGGTTATGCCAGAGTGTTAGTGATGGTTCATTGCTAGTTGCTGGAGTTTTGTTGCAGTCTTGGCGAATCTCTTCATAGCAGCATTTTTAGAGTATGCAAACGATCACCCATCACACCTACAGGATTATTCTGTGGTACTTCGATCAGTATGAATTGCGTATTGCTGCTCCATGTCAAGTTATTGTTGTGATATATTTGGCCATCATTATGGATATGTGCAGCGGTGAAAACCACTTAACTTATCCAAGCCCAGAGCTGATTTACATTGACATTTCATTcctgaaaaaaattgaagtagCAACTTGTGGACTTGATGACTTAATGTTGTGACATGTCAATCTTGACAAATGACTTGAAAAATGAATTACACGACCAAATTAAATCtagaacttgtaatatgttTGGGTATTTTCCATGTATTAAGATTTACCGAATAATGGTGAGATAAATTTAACATGTCTGTCTGATCATCATATCATTTGATTGAAGTTAGGAAATATTGGCTTACAGCATGTTGAGCTGTCATGATTTGCATTGCATCAGAAGTCAAAACTAACCTCTATGATGCTAAACTGCTACTGTTCCCTACCACAGCTCATATATGCTATTTGGTgctgcagtttttttttctgggtTCTGATTCCATGCTAAATCCATTGGAATGAGACTCGGATCTGAATATACTCTCGAATCCCATTAGGAATAGAGTTTTACTTATTGATGTAAGCATCCCATAAGATTTGTCATCCCACTGAAAAAGACGATCCAATCGTATGACATgtgtaaaaaaaactcgaccacaAGGAGAGAGGCATCCCCTGATGTTGTTTTAAAGGTAGGGCCATAGGGGAGAAACGAACCTTGGCTGGTAAGCAAACTCGCTGAAACCAGTTCTCAAGGAGTTACCCACACGAGCACGTGGGTTTGATGTATGACATATGTAAGTCTTTAGGGCACTGAGCTGGAAACCTCTGAAGTATAATTCTTATTAGCTGCACAAAATGGGATCTGCTTTGTTTTTTGGCTTGTTGAGAAATGGACAGTGTATGTTAATATGTTAGTCAGCAGACTCCTGTAACTTTAGTCGAAGAAAGGACCTGCTAGATCTTGTTTTAGCTTTCACTTTGGGTTAGGGGCGCAAGTTCAGGACAAGGTAATGTGACAATAAGTTAACCCTTGGTAGAAGTTATCAAGTCAGTCACTTCCACACACTTAGAATTTATTCTATGTGCATACGTAAGGACATGGACCCTGTGCTCAAAGATAAGCTACAGAGATATTCCACAAACATATAACTTGCAGATATCCGCAGCCATTGATATCTGTAACTGATCTTGACACTAAATATTTGCTAAATATCGTCCCTACGAAACTGTTGGTGTGATCTTATGAGTCTATTAGAGGATACTGTTTTGTTGGAATTACATTGCACTACCTTTTTTCCATCAGATCTTTCTCATGCTTGCAGCATACATTattttgttattattattttctcatcatcttttagTTGGATTTTATCTCTAGCCtatcccaacttgcttgggaaaagactttgttgttgttgttatgcAGCACATGATTCAAAAACTTTACTGGGTTTCAGATGTAATTTATTGAGTACAAAAAGTAAAGTGACCAGCCAACTTATTCCTGTTATTCAAAGTTATTTTCTCCcttatatattaatattatctTACCGCAGTAGGGCTTCCCATACTGTTCTCCCCTAAAATAACTTATCCCTGTTATCTCACTATTTTCTATGCAGGACACAGGGTTTTCTTGCATTGTTCACTGGTGATACTGGTGAAATTCGTGCAGAGGATCGAGAGCAGATTGAAACAGAAGTTGCAGAGTGGACAGAGGAAGGAAAGGCTGAGATTTGTTCCTGGCGTTCTGTTTATTGATGAAGTCCACATGCTAGATATCGAATGCTTCTCCTTCCTAAACCGTGCATTGGAAAATGATATGGCTCCAATCCTAGTCCTTGCAACGAGCCGTGGGATCGCATCCATCCGTGGGACAAACTACCGGTCGCCACACGGGATACGACCAGACTTGCTTGACCACCTCTTGATCATCACGACGCAGCCATACACGGAGGATGAGATCCGCAAGGTCCTGGACATCAGGTGCGACGAAGAGGATGCGGAAATGTCCGCGGACGCCAAGGTCCTGCTCACGAAGATTGGCATGGAGACCTCCCTGAGGTACGCTATCCATCTGATCACTTCCAGCCGCTGCGTTAGACTGACAGAAGAGCAAGGGCAAGTTGGTGGACATAGAGGATATCAGCGCGGTCTACCAGCTCTTTCTGGACGTGAAGAGATCGACCCAGTACCTGATGGAGTATCAGAGCCAGTACATGTTCAATGCAGTATTCTATAGCCAGACAGCCCGGCTCCATTAACACCTCCGTCAATTGCAGTTTCGTAACCAGCCAAATGCAGTTTCGTAATCACACGCAACATGATGCCCACACGAAACAGAAACACGCACATTGACCAAATGTTGGTACAGCATTAGCTAATAAAAAGAACGTATACCAGAGGACACACAATCCTGGATGCTGTAGGTCAATgtattttatcaaatttcatccCAGATGGGATTGGTTGTTTGTTTGGATTACACTCGTAGGTGATGGCTAGTTCAAAGGTAGGTTTCGAGTAATGTTGTTGTAGACTGAAAAAGGTCACACCTGGCAAGCGTTAACTGCTATTTGCCTATTGTTATAAAATCACACCGGACTTGAGCAGGTGCCAGTGTGACCGTGtgtcatattctatagggagaattGCATATTTGCCACTCCTGTGCCCATACAATTGTTCGCTGTTGCCTTGTGTCAACGCAGGACATCGAATACCTGAAGCTTTATTCTTCTACGTGTGTCAGGGAGGTTCTCTAGTTGAATCCTGGAAACTGAGGTGAATGGAACTGCTTGCTGGATGGGCATTCTGCCACGACATGCCCGCGGTCGCCGAGAGGTCACTGCCACGGGTAGATCGGCTGAGATGTCACGGTTTGGGGTGGTCGGGTTATTTGGAGTTTTAGGTTTAAGGTGGGCTGGATTTATATATTAGGTGTGACAAAAGTTGAGAGAAGACCAACTATGAAGTGATCGAAAATGAGAAAGAAATCAATTACTTGATAATTTGATATCTACAAAGTTTCCCCACCTCACCAATTCTATTGACACCATGAAATGgtgttattttaaaaaaaagcacGAAATGGTATTACCAAGAACTCTGTGAAGATTCCAATTTTGCGAGCAAGTTAAATACATACCTCCAAGAAGAATCACAACCTATTCATTTATTCAATCCGGTGAAAGAAAATTCTGCATAAACTCCATACCATACGGCAACAGCTGCATACACTCAGCCACTCAGGCCCCGGCTATGAACGCCACGACGCGGTCCATGAGCTGCTTGGCATTCTCGCACTCGGGCTtctggaggaagaagacatGCTCCTCCCCCTCGGACTCGAGCCACGCCACGGCCCCGTGCCACGCGCTCGCGGCCACGGCATCGTAGTACGCGCGGCCCCTCGCGAACAGCGAGTCCTTCTTCCCGGCGCACACGAGCATCCTCGCGCACTCGAGCTTCTCCAGCGCCGGTGCGCCCGGCGCCAGCGGGTTCATCCTGGGATCGTCGGCGCCGCCGACCGCGCCAGGACACACGTACGCCCAGAGCCTAGCGGTGGCCGCGGGGCCGCCCTCGGGCTCCCCTTCGATAGCGGCGTTCCCGCCGAACCAGGGGTGGTACAGGATCGCGCCCTCGGTCCTCGGCCCGCCGTTGCCGGACGCCCTCATCAGCATGTCGTGCACGATGTTAGCGCCGGCGCTGTcgccggcgaggaagaggcgggaCACGTCGCCGTGCTCGGCGATCCACTCGTCCTGCGCCGACGCCGCCCACTGCAGCGCGGCCCAGGAATCGTCGTAGGCCGCGGGGACCGGGTGCTCCGGCGCCAGGCGGTAGTCGACGGACACCACGAGGACGCCCGCCGCAGCTGCGAGGGGGTTGACGTAGCTGTGGTACGTGGCGGAGCCAGCCGACTCGATGATGAAGGCGCCGCCGTGGAAGTAGACGAGGACCGGGAGCTTCTTGGACGGTTCTTGGAGCTTGGGGAGGTAGACGCGCACGGAGAGGCCGGTGCCGGCGTCGATGACGACGTCCTTGGAGGTGACCCCGGTGGCCTCGTCGAGGCCAGCAGGAAGGACCGGAGGCCGGTGGAGGCGCTCGATCTTGCCGCTCTTGAAGATGCGGAAGTGCATGGGGGACTCGAACGCCACCTCGTCTGCGCCGGGCTCCATGTCCATGGAGGAAGATGTTGGTTTGGCCTTGGTAGGAAAACTTGAAGGCTTCCAAAGATAAGACGGCTttttttgagatggaaaatCAATTGCATTGCCTACTGACCCTAGCCAAGTCGCTGGAAAACATGACGTGGACAAAATCCGGCGCTCGATCCTGCCACAGCATGGGTTCGTGCGACAAGGAGCTCGCTTCATAGGAGCAAGGAATCTACTACAGTATTACATGAATGAGAAACTAGAAAGGGAGCATTGGGAAAAAAGAGATGCAAGGAAGCTTCTACACTCGAGGACTAGCATCCCAGCTTCGCATAGGCCATAATCCACCCTTCAGCCCCGACCACAACTTTTGAATGGTGATAAGGTGAGCGATCATCTCTCTCTGAGGGAGTCGACCGTGACCACACGTGCTTCGGGCCATTGGATGATACATAGATGGCGAAAGGTTGGGGTGTGATTGGTTATTCACATGTACCGTATATACCAGGCTGACGGATTGAATATAGTTATATTTATTGTAAATAAAGAGTGTTTAGTTGATTGTATTTATCTTAGATAAGTTAAGCTAAATTTCTATTTGATTGATCGAATCTGAGACCGTATAGATAGATGTGAGAATTAAGATTATAATTAATGGTtcatataaagataattttatgatattaataaatatattcgtttatataaaaaatacagaAATCTGCATCCATTAGGAACAGTATATCATGAACTCACTCGCCTACAACCGTAAGCTCAGCAAAATTGGAAGATGCCTTCTTTTTTTGTAGGAGCGCTGTTTTAAAGGTACGGGACCTGATTACCTGTGTTTACTACAATTTTATTAAGAAACGATGTATGCAGAAAAATCCCTATTAAGGACCAAAAGTGTACAATTAAATGCCGGCAACAATGAATTTTTGCCAAAGatcataaacaaaaaatatgctCCTCACTGTACACAGCAGAGATCATTGGTATTACAAAATTGCTCTATGCACTGATCTATGAATTTCATCCTATTGGACTGCTAGCCGCTGGAGATGGTCCATGAAAACCTGGAAGCTCACATCATCCGTGAATATGACATCTCCCCCAGGCGAAGGATTATCGGAGTTATATGTCACGGAAGGATTTAGCTTTGCCAGTAAAAATCGAGCCTGCAGTTTAACAGGGGAGTAATATTTAGTTCCTTTCAGAACAGGTACTAAATAAGAGTGCCCAAAATTTAGCACCAGTTTTTAGCATATCATACTGGCTAGCTCCAATACATTTCTTTGGATACAAGGGGAAGGTGTATCAAGAGAAAGGTATGGATGAGATTACTGTTAAAATAAGGTTTTGCCCATGGAAATGCAGGGTTTTCTTCCTTGTAGAATCATGACCATTCCTTTAATTGTTTGGATATAAGCGCTGTTTGGATGAGAGGAAGTTTTGGGAATTTTTTGAACTAAAATTAAAATAGGACATTGATGTGCTGCAGTTATTGTAAATGCACATTATTTCCATGCCATAGCACCAGTTACAAATGAGCGATGACTCATTGTTACCATATCCCTTTGAATGGCTCGTAGAATGATGATGCTTTTAAGTTCAATCAATCTGATTCTATACCCCAGAGCATCCTCTTATACATTCAAGTGAAAGTTAGGACTATCATACTTCACTAACCCATGAAGTATCAAGTCCATCCGGATCGTCTGCAAATAGTACTAGGGAAATTCGGAATGAACAGGAAAAGAAAATACCTGAGATCCATACTGATCACAGACTACCAAACGGGGTACAGGAAACCGCTCCTTCATTATTGAATTAGCTTCCTCATGTGGAGCTTTTAACAGCTGGGCAAACACCTGAACATTGTACAAGTTTAAGCATTGGGTGGAAACTATAGCATGTAATCTACAATGAACTTCAGATGCAATCTACCTCGATCACTAAAATATAAAACCGAATGAATATTTTGATGGAAAGTGCGATAATAAATTAAAAACATCTTTGAACAATAATGTGCAAATGGAAATTTTTTGCATCTCAGCAGAATCAACATAATAAAGCCATGAGCCTATGAAATGTTACCTCGTGACCTTCTTGATCTTGGTAACCAGCATTTCGCCACTGTGCAATGGTTACCCCATGGAAGATGACAACAGTGAAATAAGAATCTAACAAAAGGATCCTGTCAGAAGCAATTGCAGTTGCATCCAAGAGAACTGGCTCTGGCCCTGACTGAAATgaataggatataagtgaaggTTGAATCATCACAACTGCATTGGTCACATTCTCTCTGTGCAGCATCATCCTAAAATATGCAGTTTCATCAGGACTGTTATTGAAAACCTGCATGAGAAGTAAATAATTAATATCTGGAGATATAAACATTTCATCTTAAATACATTGGTTAGTGAATAACTGTGAACAATCTACCTGAACAAATTGAGAACGCCTCAAATTAAACATAAACTGGGGAAATATTGATAGACGTGGGGATAAACTGAAGGATGAGGGTGTTTCCTTCTGATAGTCTCCAAATTTGGAACATATACGTATCAAAGCTCGATCAAGCCATCTTACTGGGTCAAAATCAGCCTGCAAAATCCATGATTGGACAATGTCACATTACGATGAGAATATATACCTTGAATTTGGAATAATTCAAGAATGCGTAGCATTTCACAGAACTATGATATCAACAACAGAGCCAACTTGAGACTGCTAAGAAACTATAGCGGATAGTAAGTACTATGCAATGCGAATCCGTACAGCCTAAATATTTCTGCATGCCCTGTATAAACAAAAATAGCAGAACATATATTGATATTGACCCACAGGCTTCAGGAGCAGACTTCATCAGGACAACTGACAATTTGCCCCcaaaaaatgttaaaaggatTGTTGAGAGATGGCATAACCCTTCTATGACCAGCAATCCTTGCCAGAGTGAGtgattgtgtgtgtgtgtgtgcagaATGATCTATTCTAATTCCCATCTTACATAATAACATAAAGTACTAATAAAAATTTAGTTATCCCATGATAATAGCAAAGGGGCTCAATGTACAACAGCTAAAAGTAAAGTAACAACATATTAGCATTCATGCTAGAACAGAGACACTGGAGGTACCTCGGTTTCCATCTTAAATGACACCAAACGTGCCATgactgcagcagcagcttcttgatcaaaGCCTGCTATTAGCTCCTATAATAGCACCCAAAAAAATTGCTAAGGAACAAATACCTTAATTtcatttcaaaagaaaaaccaGAAAAACACACTGGAAAGGAATTGGTATCAGGCCTGTGCCTGTACTTTGAATATAGAAAACTCGATCATATCAGCTAAACCAACTACAgcttgtaaaataaaataatggGAAATTCATAATTATAAAATTAATCAAATAAAAGGAAACTTGCCTGCACACTATCAGAACCAGAAACCCATCTTCTGGAAATTGTAGTTGATCGTAATCTCATCTGACCCTCATTGTGTTGATAGCTGAATGTGGCACCCTCAAGTCAGTCAGATAAACTTGACTAAAACATAGTTATCTGCTTCTAAATGAATGGaccagaagaaacaaaaaaaaaatcttactaGGTTAAGAATTGAAAGTAGAACTGATTGCTTGTTGATTGACCAATTGAGTCTGGGCCATCTTTTCTTGCAATATCATATACTAAGCAAAGTGATGTTTTTCTGTCAAGACCACACATCTTCCAAGCGCTAGTGTTTCCCTGACCAATAACAGTGTCCGAAGACAATGGACTTTTCTGCATAACATGACAGCAGTATTTGAAACAACACGAAATTACACAATCTTCTCATTTATATTCCAAAATCATATAGCAAAGTAGTTATTGTATGGTCGTAGTGTCATACTTTCTCCAGGGAAGTACAAGGTCCAATAATGCCTTGAATCTTTACATCTTTTGAACAGTTAATCTCAAGAATACCACTGCAGAGGCAATGTAACCATATCGATACATCAGAATGTCAACTTTCCATAAACAATGAATGTAAAATATTAAGAAATCTCAGGTTGAATTATCCCAAGACCAAAATGTTCCAGTACATTCTTGCACAACTGTCCACTAGTAAGCTACATGGAATTATCGATTCGAGGAATAACAAGAGGATGCCTTTGCAAACATGCCGGCCAGTCGGCCTACGGCCTACCTAATGGTAAAATTGCAAGTGATGCGCTAGATGCAGTGTCCTAAATAGCGGTTAGTGAGCAGTCACCCCGCTTTTAAGCACTTGCATGGTGCCTTGACATACGGAGCAGTTGTGCTACCCTGAAAGCTTTAGTGGGACTATGCACAACTGTATTTCCCTGTATGTATAACAATGACTAAATGTGACTCTCACGTATTGAAAAAGGGTAACAAAAATGTCCTCACGCACTATTCTGAAAAGAGATATAAGAAAACAGTAACGTTCCAATTGAGAACTGCAGCTTGCATGTAAAAAGTTCAGAAAGGAAGGTTACTCAATTCAAGTCCTTACGtttaattttttagataaataatTAAAGAAAGGCCATGCTACCACTCCAATTAAATCTAGTCAAAAGGAAAATTTACTTGAATGATAAACCAAGGTTGTCATCTGCTGACTGAAATATGCGGAGAAGTGAATCCTTGAAAACTGAATGACCAAAACTTTCAGCAAGCACAACAATTCCTCCAGCCTTCTCAATTGCAACCTTCATTTCAGCGACACCAACCTTTAAAATCCAACAAAGAAGAAATTATTAGTTCAGAACAAGGTAACCATACATCATGATTTACACACTGATAAAACTATACAGAGGTATTTCCAATGGCTTGTGCACTTGAAGTTTTCATAAATGTATTTAATAATTATGATTGTATGTCCTAAT
It encodes:
- the LOC133901404 gene encoding uncharacterized protein LOC133901404 → MDSRIESRLKQKLQSGQRKERLRFVPGVLFIDEVHMLDIECFSFLNRALENDMAPILVLATSRGIASIRGTNYRSPHGIRPDLLDHLLIITTQPYTEDEIRKVLDIRCDEEDAEMSADAKVLLTKIGMETSLRYAIHLITSSRCVRLTEEQGQVGGHRGYQRGLPALSGREEIDPVPDGVSEPVHVQCSIL
- the LOC133901753 gene encoding 2-hydroxyisoflavanone dehydratase-like — translated: MKRAPCRTNPCCGRIERRILSTSCFPATWLGSVGNAIDFPSQKKPSYLWKPSSFPTKAKPTSSSMDMEPGADEVAFESPMHFRIFKSGKIERLHRPPVLPAGLDEATGVTSKDVVIDAGTGLSVRVYLPKLQEPSKKLPVLVYFHGGAFIIESAGSATYHSYVNPLAAAAGVLVVSVDYRLAPEHPVPAAYDDSWAALQWAASAQDEWIAEHGDVSRLFLAGDSAGANIVHDMLMRASGNGGPRTEGAILYHPWFGGNAAIEGEPEGGPAATARLWAYVCPGAVGGADDPRMNPLAPGAPALEKLECARMLVCAGKKDSLFARGRAYYDAVAASAWHGAVAWLESEGEEHVFFLQKPECENAKQLMDRVVAFIAGA
- the LOC133901687 gene encoding protein transport protein SEC23 C-like codes for the protein MSEFLDLEAQDGIRMPWNVIPGTKQEAVNCVIPVSAIYTPLKSIPDIPVLPYSPLRCRMCRSILNPFAIVDYVAKIWVCPFCFQRNQFPQHYSSISEDNLPAELFPQYTTVEYISSVETGPAVPPVFIFVVDTCMIEEEIGYLKSALAQAVELLPDNSLVGLITFGTYVQVHELGFGLLPKSYVFKGTKEVTKEQILEQMCFFAGKKMPTTGVIAGTRDGLSSESIARFLLPASECEFVLNSVIEEMQKDPWPVPADQRASRCTGAALSVAANLLGVCVPGSGARIMAFVGGPSTEGPGSIVSKSLSEPIRSHKDLDKDSAPLYDKAVKFYDQIAKQLVHQGHVLDLFACAVDQVGVAEMKVAIEKAGGIVVLAESFGHSVFKDSLLRIFQSADDNLGLSFNGILEINCSKDVKIQGIIGPCTSLEKKSPLSSDTVIGQGNTSAWKMCGLDRKTSLCLVYDIARKDGPDSIGQSTSNQFYFQFLTYYQHNEGQMRLRSTTISRRWVSGSDSVQELIAGFDQEAAAAVMARLVSFKMETEADFDPVRWLDRALIRICSKFGDYQKETPSSFSLSPRLSIFPQFMFNLRRSQFVQVFNNSPDETAYFRMMLHRENVTNAVVMIQPSLISYSFQSGPEPVLLDATAIASDRILLLDSYFTVVIFHGVTIAQWRNAGYQDQEGHEVFAQLLKAPHEEANSIMKERFPVPRLVVCDQYGSQARFLLAKLNPSVTYNSDNPSPGGDVIFTDDVSFQVFMDHLQRLAVQ